TGTACCGTCCGTTGCCTCGTCCATTTCTTTGGGGTTTAGCTGCAAGCGCGCGGCAGTCGGCAGGGGCAGGCAGGACCGCGCGCCCGTCGCTGACGACGAAACCCGTTGGCCTTGGGCAGAGTGACCAGTTGGATTCTTTTTCTAATCCCGGCTCCTGTAGACGAGGCGCGATGGATCATGTGTAATAGAGATGGTGTGAGGCGGCACCGGGACAGGACCTATGAACAGTGATAGCTCCCTCCGAAACTACACATTACCAATCCTGCACCGACGAGCCTGATCTGTGATCGGTAGCGCGTCGATTCGGCCATTCTTGATCTGATCTGCATCTCTTCGATGTAATGACGCATGGCCCTGGCCGATGGAAAGACCCCGAGCGGCAAGCACACACTGTCCCTACCGCGTTCACCATCAACACCAGAGAGTCCAGAGGCAGTAGTAGCTTCATCACACCACTCTAGGCTTTGCACGATGCATAATTGCAGAGCTTTACGCGAGGTGCATCCGCATCCTAGGTGACTGATTCCAATCGTGTACCGGGAGAGACACCCTGTTGCTGTCTCCGGATCGCCTTTCTCCTTCCGTCCTTTTGCCAACACACACAGCCCCTATTCACGTTCCATTCTTATCTTTAAGCATCCCCACTTTTCCTCCCCTTTCCACCCCCGCCCGTCCTTGCTAAGTGCTAACCCACCGGAGTGTCACTTCCCTTCTCAAGCCCTCTCGTCTCGTCAGTTGCCTGCGCGATCATGATCTGAGTGGTAGTCGACCCAGGAGCGTGAGCTGCCGGTGATCGGGGAGAGACCGGCGATGGCGGGCGGTGGCAGCCGCAGCTCCCTGCTGCGCGGCTTCCTGTCCCTCTTCTTCGTCATGTTCCTCCACATTGGCCACGCCGCTTGCTGCTTCTCGCCTGGCTCTGCCTCGCAGCAGCACGAGGAAGAcgccgccgatgccgacgGGAAGGGCACCGGCGTtggcagtagcagcagcatcatcaagaggaggaagatatCGCCGCTCGCGTTCTCCCCTGCCGCGTCATCCTCTACCGTTGCCGTTGAAGAGAGGAGCAGAGCCAGGCGCAGCCGCCGGCACGTGTCGTCTCTCGCCAGCAACCTCCGCTGCTACCTCCACCGCATCTTCTCCTCCGGACCCAACAATAACGCTGGTCAGCCGGcgggtgaggaagaagatgcggCCACGCTCACGACCACCATGTCATCGCCGCTCCCTCAGCCGTCGTCCATGACCATGACGCCGCAGCGCCACCAAGCGGCAACGTCGTCGGTAGTGTTGTCCATGCCGTCGTCGCCGTGTGGGCCGTCATCGCCGTTCCTGTACTCCCAGTCCCCGATGTCGCCGCGGTCCCTGAGCGTGACCCCTCCCGTGCCGTGCTCCCCGGCGAGGCGGCTGTCAAGATCGTTCGCGGCCCGCGGCGACCTTTTCCCCTGCAAGTCGTGCGGCGAGGTGCTGAGCAAGCCGCAGCAGCTGGAGCTCCACCGGGCGACGAAGCACGGATCCCTGTCGGAGCTCTCCAGCCTCGACTCCAGCACCAACATCATCCGCATGATCTTCCTCGCCGGCTGGAAGCAGAGCCCGCCGTCGccccccgccgtcgccgtccggcGCGTCCTCAGGATCCACCACAACCCGCGCGCGCTCGCCCGCTTCGAGGAGTACCGCGACCTcgtccgcgcccgcgccgcccgacgACGCTCCTCCGCAGTGctaggggcggaggaggaggagcggtgTATCGCGGACGGCAACGAGAGGCTGCGGTTCCACTGCGCCACGGCGCTCTGCTCGCAGCTGGGgtccggcggcgggggcgggggcgtgTGCGGGAGCCCCTACTGCTGCGCGTGCACCATCCTCCGGCACGGGTTCGGCGGGAAGCAGGCCGACGTGGACGGCATCGCGACGTATTCCTCCGGGTGGGCCGCGCACGCGTCGCTGCCGGACGAAGTGGAGCGCGAGTTCGCCTTCCTGCAGGTGCGCCGCGCCATGCTCGTGTGCCGCGTCGTGGCCGGGCGTGTCGTCCGCGGTGCCGCCGCGGGCGATGACGACAAGGTGGCCTACGACTCCATGGTGCCGGTGGCGGCCGATGGCGGGGGAAGACGGGGAGAGGGCGACGCGGATCAGCTGCTGGTGTTCAACCCGCGGGCCGTGCTCCCGTGCTTCGTCATCATGTACAGCAGCTAGCCGTGCCCGTACGTACGTGGCGCCCGCATGGCACATGCATGGTCTACTCTTGCTCTGCTACTGCTAGTGTATAGCCGTTTCTCCCTTTTGGTTGCATCTTGGCTCTTCGTTAGGTACACAGGTTGCTATGGCCATTCTCAGTCGGAGTCATCTTCACCGGCCAGTCAGTCGGTTACTCGATCACCGTGGCTACCGTGATCCGTTGGGAGGGGCGGCGATCGACCTCAGCTTTTTGGCCGGACTCGGCAGTGGCACCGCGCGTTGTGGTAGGTGCCTCAAATCCTCAATCGAGCACTTGTTGTTGGTGTGGTGATCGATGTTGCCACGATGTCAAGTCGATCGAGCCGCATTATACTACTACCATGTATACGCCGCGCCATGGTGACAAAGTTTATGTCGTGTGGTTACCGCTTTTGTGGCTGTTATCGTTGTCGTTGGTCATGTCTCATGTCTCAACTGTCACTGAACTGAATGGCGCAtgcatgttcttctttgtCGTCTCTTCTCGTTAAATAATTCTTTGCTCATCGCATGGCTCCTCCCGCTACTATACTCCGAGTGTTAAACCCTCACCGCTGAAGGGTGAGGgactttttttgtgtgtggagAAACTGACGCATGGGTCAGTGGTGACACACTGGTGTAGGTATCTCCACCGACAGGTCTTACCGTGAGATCTATCAGTGATGACCGCCTGACCGGTTAAGGCCTCGTTTGGCAGCTCTGTATTTTCTCAGTTTTTTTGTGAAACTACAGTTTTCAAAATTACCAGAGTTTGAATTACCTGTAACCTGTTTGGTTATCTTTAAAAACTCCAGTATTAATGTCATAGTATCCTTAAAACTGCAGTATTATTTCTGTATAAAATAAAGACCCTCCGACCTCTTTATTTTTTCCGGAAAAGCCGTCCCTCACCTCCTCCACTCCCACGTCGATCGCAAGTCATGCAACGACTCTGCTCTTCCTCgaggcgccgccaccgcctgctATCGCCT
This is a stretch of genomic DNA from Brachypodium distachyon strain Bd21 chromosome 1, Brachypodium_distachyon_v3.0, whole genome shotgun sequence. It encodes these proteins:
- the LOC100821543 gene encoding uncharacterized protein LOC100821543 — protein: MAGGGSRSSLLRGFLSLFFVMFLHIGHAACCFSPGSASQQHEEDAADADGKGTGVGSSSSIIKRRKISPLAFSPAASSSTVAVEERSRARRSRRHVSSLASNLRCYLHRIFSSGPNNNAGQPAGEEEDAATLTTTMSSPLPQPSSMTMTPQRHQAATSSVVLSMPSSPCGPSSPFLYSQSPMSPRSLSVTPPVPCSPARRLSRSFAARGDLFPCKSCGEVLSKPQQLELHRATKHGSLSELSSLDSSTNIIRMIFLAGWKQSPPSPPAVAVRRVLRIHHNPRALARFEEYRDLVRARAARRRSSAVLGAEEEERCIADGNERLRFHCATALCSQLGSGGGGGGVCGSPYCCACTILRHGFGGKQADVDGIATYSSGWAAHASLPDEVEREFAFLQVRRAMLVCRVVAGRVVRGAAAGDDDKVAYDSMVPVAADGGGRRGEGDADQLLVFNPRAVLPCFVIMYSS